From the Synergistota bacterium genome, one window contains:
- a CDS encoding aldehyde ferredoxin oxidoreductase family protein: MKEGKIVYINLSSGKIEEIPIKKDVRERFIGGRGLGTYLFSERIGNDSPDPLSEENPVIIATGPLTDSPLPMTGRVSLTTRSPLTGTILDSNVGGTFGTLLKRAGYDAMIIEGKAHEPVYILIDESSIEVRSARNLWGSDTLKTSEKLKEEHGKGLSVISIGPAGENTVRFACVMENGKRAFGRGGAGAVFGSKNLKAIAVHGRKTKRTQRSEKLSDYRYEIMRLITTHPLTSKLLPSLGTAGTMRVINSFKTLGTRNFQKGFFKNAEAIGGEKLKKGFLKSRSGCFGCPVLCERVCELNGRKVSGPEFETLWALGANLEIDDLPFIITLNEMANLLGVDTISLGSVIGFAMELKERGIADLGVEFGNTNGILSLVEDIAFRKERGEILSLGVKKASEITGGREFAMHVKGLELPAYDPRGALGMGLGYATSNRGACHLRGGFSVSFEIYGVPRRINRFQALGKGAHVARAQDIGAIADSLIICRFAFLSTSLHHWARALSVIEEVEYTSSDLQKIGERIFNLERLINLRLGFSHEDDTLPDRIKKGIPLEEMLQEYYEYRGWDRKGIPAKEKIAELFKEGEPKWL, encoded by the coding sequence ATGAAAGAAGGAAAAATTGTATACATAAATCTGTCAAGCGGGAAGATAGAAGAGATACCGATAAAGAAGGATGTCCGCGAAAGATTTATAGGCGGAAGAGGGTTGGGAACATATCTTTTCTCAGAAAGGATAGGAAATGATTCTCCCGATCCACTAAGCGAGGAAAATCCGGTAATTATCGCAACGGGACCATTGACCGACTCCCCCTTACCTATGACAGGCAGGGTTAGCCTAACAACCCGCTCTCCTCTTACGGGAACAATACTCGATTCAAACGTGGGAGGAACTTTCGGAACTTTACTTAAAAGGGCAGGGTATGACGCTATGATAATAGAAGGCAAAGCTCATGAACCCGTGTATATTTTGATAGATGAAAGCAGTATTGAGGTAAGAAGTGCTCGCAATCTTTGGGGAAGCGACACGCTTAAAACAAGCGAAAAGCTCAAAGAAGAACACGGAAAGGGTCTCTCCGTGATTTCGATAGGTCCCGCTGGAGAAAACACCGTTAGATTTGCCTGCGTTATGGAAAATGGTAAAAGAGCATTTGGAAGAGGAGGAGCCGGTGCTGTTTTCGGAAGTAAAAACCTTAAAGCGATAGCGGTGCACGGAAGAAAGACGAAAAGAACTCAAAGGTCCGAGAAACTTAGCGATTACAGGTATGAAATCATGCGTCTTATAACCACACACCCTCTGACATCAAAACTACTACCATCTCTCGGAACCGCAGGAACCATGAGAGTAATAAACTCGTTTAAGACTTTGGGAACGAGAAACTTCCAGAAAGGATTTTTCAAAAATGCAGAAGCCATCGGTGGAGAGAAACTAAAGAAAGGCTTTCTAAAAAGCAGAAGTGGTTGCTTCGGCTGTCCAGTACTGTGCGAGAGAGTATGTGAACTCAATGGAAGAAAAGTCAGCGGTCCTGAATTTGAAACTCTGTGGGCGCTTGGAGCAAACCTTGAGATAGATGATCTTCCGTTTATCATAACCCTAAACGAAATGGCAAACCTCCTCGGCGTGGACACGATATCCTTAGGCTCGGTGATAGGATTTGCAATGGAGCTTAAGGAAAGAGGCATAGCCGATTTGGGGGTTGAGTTTGGCAATACGAATGGAATATTAAGCCTCGTTGAGGATATAGCGTTCAGAAAGGAACGCGGTGAGATTCTTTCGCTCGGCGTCAAGAAAGCCTCAGAAATTACCGGTGGAAGGGAATTCGCCATGCATGTTAAGGGACTGGAGCTCCCCGCTTATGACCCCAGAGGAGCTTTGGGAATGGGACTGGGCTACGCGACTTCGAACAGAGGAGCGTGTCATCTACGCGGGGGGTTTTCCGTCTCGTTCGAGATATACGGTGTGCCGAGAAGAATAAACAGATTTCAGGCTCTTGGCAAGGGAGCACACGTTGCAAGAGCACAAGACATTGGAGCTATAGCTGACTCTCTCATAATCTGTAGATTTGCTTTCCTTTCAACCTCATTGCACCACTGGGCAAGAGCTCTAAGTGTTATAGAGGAAGTTGAGTATACTTCCTCTGACCTTCAAAAGATAGGAGAAAGGATTTTCAACCTTGAAAGGCTTATAAATTTGCGCCTTGGCTTTTCACACGAAGATGATACTCTCCCAGACAGAATAAAAAAGGGTATTCCTCTTGAAGAAATGCTTCAGGAATATTATGAATACAGGGGTTGGGATCGAAAGGGCATACCAGCAAAAGAAAAGATCGCAGAGTTATTTAAAGAAGGTGAGCCTAAGTGGCTATAG
- a CDS encoding AAA family ATPase, with product MLDFIKAGIETEKYIYSVYPDAREPLEKVKEELKEIPFLNEGSYKRITRYIEELKEELGGEISPSDVFPLISYVFSEEELDEILDEEDDAIVHMVEGEKIFLLYLILRYHPYRSIILKRLISREIKLDPFLRLPAGEMVRLLEFLTLADPEAVEVIKRASPLDNLFFEETDFELKHPRNRYILSYPYLTEFLPERDIDSVLALMRKRILLTPQREKIAKFIFFRLNAFEEISKAIVLVGPTGTGKSTLISSLLTALDWPFFSISLSPAVLEDLFGTQEDAGLMLKGVVSCGVINPCMLFDDIETANHKAEKFLFHIVDPYLRQEMRDRYTGTRLLLGKAPVFLLGNKLNKRLDHPAFSKMADIYEVPPFELNDLVIILSEYVLPKVISRMKPGYRKMLEPLKDKEIVEFIVDAVRKKQMVEGGYTLNGLENSMERLILILLSKKLKKITPKAIKGMSSVIIRELGGEAR from the coding sequence GTGCTTGATTTCATAAAAGCTGGTATAGAAACGGAGAAATACATATATAGTGTCTATCCAGACGCCAGAGAGCCACTGGAGAAAGTGAAGGAAGAGCTTAAAGAGATTCCCTTCCTCAACGAGGGTTCCTACAAGAGAATAACGAGATATATTGAAGAGCTTAAAGAAGAACTTGGAGGAGAAATCTCCCCATCGGATGTCTTTCCGCTTATAAGCTATGTTTTTTCGGAGGAAGAACTGGATGAGATCCTCGATGAAGAGGACGATGCAATAGTACACATGGTAGAGGGAGAAAAAATATTTCTGCTTTACTTAATCCTGAGATATCATCCATACAGAAGCATAATCTTAAAGAGGCTAATTTCCCGCGAAATTAAACTTGATCCCTTCCTAAGACTGCCAGCCGGAGAAATGGTAAGGCTCCTGGAATTTCTAACGCTGGCAGATCCAGAAGCGGTCGAGGTGATAAAAAGAGCATCTCCGCTGGACAATCTTTTCTTCGAAGAAACGGATTTCGAGCTTAAGCATCCTCGAAATAGATATATTCTATCTTATCCATATCTCACAGAATTTCTGCCGGAGAGAGATATAGACAGCGTTCTCGCTCTTATGAGAAAGAGGATTTTGCTCACGCCTCAAAGGGAGAAGATCGCTAAGTTTATATTCTTCAGACTCAACGCCTTTGAGGAAATTAGCAAAGCTATCGTTCTTGTGGGACCCACAGGCACTGGAAAAAGCACCCTTATAAGCTCGCTTCTAACGGCACTTGATTGGCCTTTCTTTTCCATCTCCCTATCGCCAGCAGTATTAGAGGACCTTTTTGGAACCCAAGAAGATGCTGGCCTGATGCTAAAGGGTGTTGTTTCCTGCGGTGTTATAAATCCATGCATGCTGTTTGATGATATAGAAACCGCTAATCATAAAGCAGAAAAATTCCTCTTCCACATAGTAGATCCTTATCTCAGACAAGAGATGAGAGACAGATACACAGGAACGAGGCTTCTTCTCGGCAAAGCTCCCGTGTTCCTTCTGGGTAATAAGCTAAATAAGCGTTTGGATCATCCTGCATTCTCAAAGATGGCTGATATATACGAGGTCCCACCGTTTGAGCTGAACGATCTTGTTATCATACTATCAGAATACGTACTTCCCAAGGTAATCTCGAGAATGAAGCCTGGCTATAGGAAGATGCTCGAACCGCTTAAGGACAAGGAAATCGTCGAGTTTATAGTGGATGCAGTTAGGAAAAAGCAAATGGTGGAAGGAGGATATACCCTAAATGGGTTAGAAAACTCTATGGAGAGACTCATCCTGATACTTCTATCAAAGAAGCTTAAAAAGATAACACCAAAGGCGATAAAGGGAATGAGCTCAGTGATAATAAGGGAGCTTGGGGGTGAAGCGAGATGA
- a CDS encoding DUF4910 domain-containing protein: protein MKTYFKESAPLNVERIIEGVHEISRYHRIQGSEELLKAVGYLKEELDSAGVKNELIEGTYDGKSSFLTLKSPTPWELISGEVAIDGESLSTSGTPLLVLPGSPPGGTEGEILAIESEKDWKKAKGRIVLAKTKRREGYEKALKNKASLFIAYREGTGDAFPYIGLFLTKSELKQGAILAIALSESKAKKILERIKHERRRVRIKAKIRTRFYNRETLPVLLAKIGNPPYIVFTAHICHPKPGANDNASGASMNLEIARVLRKAYDPSFRFGFLLLWVPEYFGTSLFIEKFAKLDEYYCVLNLDMVGGSPDRSESKITLRRTPLSRFSMIEGIMEYYLGIKGMPYMMGSDHDIFNFFEIPSTIAITLPDKFYHSSEDSIEKLSKDSLRRIGRATLSTALFLSKAKKKKLERFARGYTMKLIGEMSLDKDAKVSRKLIYNGLARDSRFLGIKIGRELKREPWIKWTKKGVLLPKEIKEVDRETGEMLEDIFKEKEGASQLHELLMLGEIFPRKLSVKALEEEYGRINSKKLLELIESLESIGFLKFP from the coding sequence ATGAAAACCTACTTTAAGGAAAGCGCGCCTCTCAACGTGGAAAGGATAATCGAAGGAGTGCACGAAATCTCGAGATACCATAGAATACAGGGATCGGAAGAGCTTTTAAAAGCGGTTGGGTACCTTAAAGAAGAGCTCGATTCCGCGGGAGTGAAAAACGAACTTATAGAGGGAACCTATGACGGGAAAAGCTCTTTCCTCACGCTCAAGTCTCCCACGCCATGGGAGCTAATAAGCGGGGAGGTAGCGATCGATGGAGAAAGCTTAAGCACATCTGGAACTCCCCTCCTCGTTCTTCCCGGATCGCCACCTGGGGGGACAGAGGGCGAAATACTTGCAATAGAGAGCGAAAAAGACTGGAAAAAAGCCAAAGGAAGGATAGTTCTCGCAAAAACAAAAAGGAGAGAGGGATACGAAAAAGCCTTAAAAAACAAAGCTTCCCTCTTCATTGCTTATCGAGAAGGGACGGGAGATGCTTTCCCATATATAGGGCTTTTCCTCACGAAAAGCGAGCTAAAGCAAGGTGCTATTCTTGCAATAGCTTTAAGCGAAAGCAAAGCCAAAAAGATTTTAGAAAGGATAAAACACGAAAGAAGAAGGGTAAGAATAAAAGCGAAGATTAGAACCAGATTTTACAATAGGGAAACGCTTCCCGTTCTTTTAGCCAAGATAGGAAATCCACCATATATCGTCTTTACAGCACATATATGCCATCCAAAACCAGGCGCTAATGACAACGCAAGCGGAGCTTCCATGAACCTTGAAATAGCAAGAGTTCTAAGGAAAGCCTACGATCCAAGCTTCAGATTCGGCTTTCTCCTTTTATGGGTCCCGGAATATTTTGGAACAAGCCTCTTTATAGAGAAATTCGCTAAGTTAGACGAATACTACTGTGTATTGAATCTCGATATGGTAGGGGGAAGTCCCGATAGATCCGAATCCAAGATAACGCTCAGAAGAACTCCTCTATCGAGGTTCTCCATGATAGAGGGAATTATGGAATACTATCTTGGCATAAAGGGCATGCCCTATATGATGGGAAGCGATCATGACATTTTTAATTTTTTTGAGATTCCCTCAACAATAGCCATTACGCTTCCCGATAAATTCTATCACTCGAGTGAGGATTCGATAGAAAAGCTTAGCAAAGATTCGTTAAGGAGAATCGGAAGAGCAACGCTATCAACCGCGCTTTTCTTAAGCAAGGCAAAGAAAAAGAAGCTTGAAAGATTTGCAAGAGGATATACCATGAAGCTCATAGGAGAAATGAGTCTGGATAAAGACGCCAAGGTTTCAAGAAAGCTTATATATAATGGATTAGCGCGGGATTCCCGCTTTCTCGGAATAAAGATCGGGCGAGAGCTTAAGAGAGAACCGTGGATTAAGTGGACGAAAAAGGGGGTTCTCTTACCCAAGGAGATAAAAGAAGTAGACAGAGAAACAGGAGAAATGCTCGAGGATATCTTTAAAGAAAAAGAGGGAGCATCCCAGCTTCACGAGCTTTTAATGTTGGGAGAGATTTTTCCCCGAAAGCTTAGCGTGAAGGCACTTGAGGAAGAATACGGAAGGATAAACTCTAAAAAACTCTTAGAGCTAATCGAAAGTTTAGAATCTATCGGCTTTCTTAAGTTTCCTTAA
- a CDS encoding dihydroorotate dehydrogenase, translating into MLSWERALGSSVGGVFLRTPVIISSGVWPHDPSFWKSPHADGAGAICTKGLTLAPRKGNPGIRLWETPCGLLNSIGLENPGIESFLENDLPALKERNVSLIVNIWAESEKEASIIFERLSHFEKLIDAVELNISCPNVREVKLNESKAIIHKARSLWKKALWIKISPQLSDPIREAKTAEEEGADAVVVANSWLGLAIDNEKQKPVFKRIFAGLSGPAIFPLTLRLVWEISNVVSIPVIGCGGISSPEQAISMLLAGAYAVEIGSATFMTKDLHLRIAQGIFEYIREKKLSHYQEIVGRAKVEVKRK; encoded by the coding sequence ATGTTGAGCTGGGAAAGAGCATTAGGCTCAAGCGTGGGAGGCGTTTTTCTAAGAACTCCTGTGATAATATCCTCAGGCGTATGGCCACACGATCCAAGCTTCTGGAAATCTCCACATGCTGATGGTGCGGGTGCAATCTGCACCAAGGGACTAACCCTTGCTCCGAGAAAAGGTAATCCAGGAATTAGACTGTGGGAAACGCCCTGCGGGCTTTTAAACAGTATAGGGCTCGAAAATCCCGGGATCGAGAGCTTCCTCGAAAACGATTTGCCTGCGCTTAAGGAAAGAAACGTTTCCCTCATAGTAAACATATGGGCCGAGAGCGAAAAAGAAGCCTCGATCATTTTTGAGAGACTTTCACATTTTGAAAAACTCATAGATGCGGTAGAGCTTAACATATCCTGCCCAAACGTTAGAGAAGTGAAACTCAATGAATCAAAAGCCATTATCCATAAAGCAAGAAGCTTGTGGAAGAAAGCCCTCTGGATTAAGATATCACCTCAGCTTTCTGATCCTATCAGAGAAGCGAAAACGGCTGAAGAAGAGGGAGCAGATGCCGTAGTAGTAGCCAACTCATGGTTAGGGTTAGCCATAGATAATGAAAAGCAAAAACCGGTGTTCAAGAGGATATTCGCGGGGCTTTCAGGTCCCGCGATATTTCCTCTGACGTTGAGATTGGTTTGGGAAATCTCCAATGTAGTTTCGATACCTGTTATAGGATGCGGTGGGATATCAAGCCCGGAGCAAGCCATCTCAATGCTACTTGCTGGAGCCTATGCGGTTGAAATTGGAAGCGCCACCTTCATGACTAAGGATCTCCATCTCAGAATAGCTCAAGGCATCTTCGAATATATTAGGGAAAAGAAACTCTCCCACTATCAGGAAATCGTGGGAAGAGCAAAAGTGGAGGTGAAGAGAAAATGA
- the smpB gene encoding SsrA-binding protein SmpB: MRIIAQNRKARHDYDILETYEAGIALKGSEIKSVRDGRVNLKDSYAKVKDGELWLYDMHISPYDKASYFNHDPLRPRKLLLHRKEINRLMGKVQERGLTLIPLKIYINDRGWAKVELALARGRKLHDKRKKIIEREIRRELERALRRR, encoded by the coding sequence ATGAGGATTATAGCTCAAAATAGAAAGGCACGTCATGATTATGACATTCTGGAAACATATGAGGCTGGAATAGCGCTTAAGGGAAGCGAGATAAAATCTGTGAGAGATGGGAGAGTCAATTTGAAAGATAGCTATGCTAAGGTGAAAGACGGTGAGCTCTGGTTATATGATATGCATATCTCTCCTTATGATAAAGCTTCCTATTTTAATCACGATCCTTTAAGGCCGAGGAAGCTTCTTTTACACAGGAAAGAAATAAATCGCCTTATGGGAAAGGTTCAGGAGAGGGGCTTGACATTAATACCATTAAAAATATATATAAATGACAGAGGCTGGGCAAAGGTTGAGCTTGCGCTGGCACGGGGGCGTAAACTTCACGACAAAAGAAAGAAGATTATAGAAAGGGAGATAAGAAGGGAGCTTGAAAGAGCTTTAAGAAGGAGATAA
- the pyrE gene encoding orotate phosphoribosyltransferase, protein MATNGEIEERLLKLLRETGALLEGHFLLSSGLHSSHYLQCALLLMHPKYAAFVGEELGKLLKRWKPEVIVSPALGAIIVGHEVARYLDIPFIFCERDGGALRLRRFPYPEGKRFAVVEDVITTGFSALEVGTLIKKRGGIWVQTACIIDRSDGQHCLSNDPVSLIKMSLPIFRPERCPLCEKGIPIRKPGSRGLA, encoded by the coding sequence GTGGCGACAAATGGAGAGATTGAGGAGAGACTCCTGAAACTACTGAGAGAAACTGGTGCCCTACTTGAGGGACATTTCTTACTCTCGTCCGGGCTACACAGCAGCCATTATCTACAGTGCGCTCTTCTGCTTATGCATCCAAAGTACGCCGCTTTCGTGGGAGAAGAACTTGGAAAGCTTTTAAAAAGATGGAAGCCGGAGGTAATAGTCTCACCAGCTCTCGGAGCGATAATAGTAGGACATGAGGTAGCGAGATACCTCGACATTCCTTTTATATTCTGTGAGAGAGATGGTGGCGCTTTACGCCTCAGAAGATTTCCTTATCCCGAGGGCAAGAGATTCGCAGTTGTCGAAGACGTGATAACCACGGGATTCTCTGCGCTTGAAGTGGGTACGCTAATCAAGAAGCGAGGAGGAATATGGGTTCAAACCGCATGTATAATAGACCGAAGCGATGGCCAACATTGCCTTTCAAATGATCCCGTATCCCTGATCAAAATGAGCTTACCCATATTTAGACCAGAAAGGTGCCCTCTCTGTGAGAAGGGAATACCGATAAGAAAACCGGGAAGCAGAGGCTTAGCCTGA
- a CDS encoding bifunctional metallophosphatase/5'-nucleotidase, whose translation MRKLLAVILGLSIVLSALTGIAIAKSGTLVVIETNDMQSAITPFKARIGGHKLMVGGLSRVATAIKATRALYGNSVIVVSGGDDLMGPLYYYYHGKPEYLGMSLAGYDAAVPGNHEFDLGPNIYAKALKYAKFPVVCTNIEINDPFLLGKIRKYLIKNFGGLKVGFFGLITPDLPYISNAGDAIKVNKNLVEVARNAVSTLKKAGADVIIALTHIGLSEDIKLAKRVRGITLICGGHSHDLTKKPYIVNGPGGWKTVIIQAGARLKYAGRLYMPVKDGEAIIEKIKWEVILLDKTVGEDKELNAFLAPYVKGLEKRLSEKIGVSTVDLDARKSTVRSRESNLGDFLADAMRWRFNGDIAITNGGGIRGDRIYPAGPISYKTLISIHPFGNTAVIFRMKGKDILKLLEISASALVDKNYDPAKRTPTGGFLQISGIRVVYDLSKPPTIFTGRRISKWGSRVKSIEVLKNGKWMPLDPEATYKVITNSWLAQGGDKYFIFKKYKGYNTTVTLPDIMRDYIKHLGGKISPKTDGRIKIIK comes from the coding sequence ATGAGAAAGCTGCTGGCGGTAATTCTGGGATTAAGCATAGTCCTATCTGCTTTGACAGGTATAGCAATAGCTAAATCAGGAACCCTGGTCGTCATAGAGACAAATGATATGCAGAGTGCGATAACCCCATTTAAGGCGAGAATTGGCGGACATAAGCTAATGGTAGGTGGTTTAAGTAGAGTCGCAACTGCGATAAAGGCGACGAGAGCTCTATACGGCAACAGCGTGATAGTCGTCTCTGGCGGAGATGACCTTATGGGACCACTATATTATTACTATCATGGAAAGCCTGAATACCTCGGCATGAGCTTAGCTGGTTATGACGCCGCAGTTCCAGGAAACCACGAGTTTGACTTAGGCCCCAATATTTACGCTAAAGCTTTAAAATATGCAAAGTTTCCAGTAGTTTGCACCAACATAGAGATAAATGACCCTTTCCTCCTCGGTAAAATAAGAAAATATTTAATCAAGAATTTCGGAGGATTGAAAGTAGGCTTCTTTGGACTTATAACGCCAGATCTACCTTATATATCAAACGCAGGAGATGCCATAAAGGTAAATAAGAACTTAGTTGAGGTGGCCAGAAACGCCGTATCCACTCTCAAAAAAGCGGGAGCTGATGTCATAATAGCCTTGACCCACATAGGCTTAAGCGAAGATATAAAGCTTGCCAAGAGAGTAAGAGGAATAACCCTTATCTGCGGGGGCCATAGCCACGATCTCACGAAGAAACCTTACATAGTGAATGGACCAGGCGGTTGGAAAACGGTGATAATTCAGGCAGGAGCCAGACTTAAATATGCCGGAAGGTTATACATGCCGGTTAAGGATGGCGAAGCTATAATAGAAAAAATCAAATGGGAAGTCATATTGCTCGATAAAACCGTAGGAGAAGACAAGGAACTCAACGCTTTCTTGGCACCTTATGTTAAGGGCTTGGAAAAAAGGCTTTCAGAGAAGATCGGTGTGAGCACTGTGGACTTAGACGCTAGAAAATCAACGGTGAGGAGTAGGGAGAGCAACCTTGGTGATTTTCTGGCAGATGCAATGAGATGGAGGTTCAATGGAGATATAGCTATAACAAATGGCGGTGGCATAAGGGGAGACAGGATCTACCCCGCAGGTCCCATATCCTATAAAACCCTGATATCCATTCATCCCTTTGGAAACACCGCAGTGATATTCAGGATGAAGGGAAAGGACATTTTGAAACTCCTTGAAATATCTGCTTCAGCTTTGGTCGACAAAAACTACGATCCTGCGAAAAGGACACCTACTGGTGGATTCCTTCAGATTTCCGGGATAAGAGTGGTTTATGACCTTAGTAAACCCCCTACCATTTTCACCGGGAGAAGGATAAGCAAATGGGGAAGCAGAGTGAAAAGCATCGAGGTATTAAAGAATGGAAAATGGATGCCATTAGACCCCGAAGCTACATACAAAGTTATTACCAATAGCTGGCTTGCTCAAGGCGGAGATAAGTACTTTATATTTAAGAAATACAAAGGATATAACACCACGGTTACTCTACCTGACATAATGAGGGATTATATAAAGCATCTCGGAGGGAAAATCTCCCCGAAGACCGACGGAAGGATAAAGATAATAAAGTAA
- a CDS encoding DJ-1/PfpI family protein codes for MRRWVSFLTLLLVLSGIAFAGGISKVLLVVADKYRNEELAASLEAVREAGLKPVIASSYVGTLHGMLGGEIRSDITLGDVNPREYAAVIFVGGVGARVFWDDPLAHKIARSFHEKGKLVCAICIAPITLAKAGLLKGVRATCWKGVAPLLESLGAVYEDALVVESNDIITASGPRAAEAFKEAIARKLRKR; via the coding sequence ATGAGGAGATGGGTATCGTTTTTAACTCTTTTGCTTGTTTTAAGCGGGATAGCGTTTGCGGGTGGGATAAGTAAGGTTTTACTAGTGGTGGCGGATAAGTATAGGAATGAAGAGCTTGCTGCCTCACTTGAGGCCGTTCGAGAGGCGGGCTTAAAACCCGTTATAGCTTCAAGCTATGTGGGAACTCTTCATGGTATGCTGGGGGGAGAAATCAGGTCGGATATAACGCTGGGCGATGTCAATCCACGAGAATATGCTGCGGTGATATTTGTCGGTGGAGTTGGAGCTCGCGTTTTCTGGGATGATCCTTTAGCTCATAAAATAGCGAGAAGCTTCCATGAGAAAGGAAAGCTTGTTTGCGCTATTTGTATAGCTCCGATTACCTTGGCTAAAGCTGGTTTGCTTAAGGGGGTTAGGGCAACCTGCTGGAAAGGGGTGGCCCCACTGCTTGAAAGTCTTGGGGCCGTCTATGAGGATGCTCTGGTGGTAGAAAGCAATGATATAATAACCGCGAGCGGTCCTCGGGCAGCGGAAGCTTTTAAAGAGGCAATAGCGAGAAAGCTGAGGAAAAGATAG
- a CDS encoding class II aldolase/adducin family protein: MYVAGLQNSHSGNMSVRVGNRMIITRRGSMLGFLEEDDLVELNLTEDDGMIAIASTESHVHREIYRVTDALAIVHAHLVAATALSMLLDEIIPVDVEGAYHVKKVPVLSFEFGSGSTEMAKEIPKYLKDYPIIMVRGHGAFSAAETLEEAFFYCSSLENSAKIALYLLQAGESLEKFLPKTLKTW; the protein is encoded by the coding sequence ATGTATGTAGCTGGTTTACAGAACTCCCACAGCGGAAATATGAGCGTGCGCGTCGGAAACAGAATGATAATAACGAGAAGAGGATCAATGCTGGGCTTTCTCGAAGAAGATGACCTCGTGGAGCTCAATTTAACCGAAGATGACGGAATGATAGCGATAGCTTCTACGGAATCACATGTTCACAGAGAGATCTATAGAGTCACAGATGCATTAGCAATAGTCCACGCTCATCTCGTAGCTGCAACTGCGCTATCAATGCTCCTCGATGAGATAATACCGGTTGATGTCGAAGGAGCTTATCATGTTAAGAAGGTTCCCGTTCTTTCCTTCGAGTTTGGCTCTGGGTCGACCGAAATGGCAAAAGAAATACCTAAGTACCTCAAGGATTATCCGATAATCATGGTAAGGGGGCACGGCGCCTTTTCCGCAGCGGAAACCTTAGAAGAAGCATTTTTCTATTGTAGCTCGCTTGAGAATTCAGCAAAGATAGCACTATACCTGCTGCAAGCGGGCGAAAGTCTCGAAAAATTTCTACCAAAGACGCTTAAAACATGGTAA
- the pyrF gene encoding orotidine-5'-phosphate decarboxylase: MTEGSPLILALDTETEKEMWKILEKVGDRIRQIKIGHRLFALGGLRLLRTLVKKWRVFLDLKLHDIPSVISLAVRTFAEEGVWALTLHTSGGRKMLLEAKKERDKIGSNLMLLGVTILTSLSKDEWEEIAPGSSFNEALVSRAKLCQEVGLDGLVCSAVDLNLLYGKISVNLKRFVPGIRLGNNGKDQARISTPDRALANGADFIVVGRSITASSDPVEAINKVERSIKEGIRWRQMERLRRDS, translated from the coding sequence ATGACGGAAGGTTCCCCTCTAATATTAGCCTTAGATACCGAAACGGAGAAAGAAATGTGGAAAATCCTTGAGAAGGTGGGAGACAGGATAAGGCAAATAAAAATCGGCCATAGACTTTTCGCTCTTGGAGGGTTAAGGCTATTAAGAACGCTTGTTAAGAAATGGAGGGTTTTTCTCGATCTCAAGCTTCACGATATACCAAGCGTGATCTCCCTTGCAGTGAGAACATTCGCTGAAGAAGGAGTATGGGCTCTTACGCTACATACATCCGGAGGGCGAAAGATGCTCCTCGAAGCAAAAAAGGAGAGAGATAAAATAGGCAGTAATCTAATGCTCTTAGGTGTAACGATATTAACAAGCTTAAGTAAAGACGAATGGGAAGAAATCGCACCGGGATCATCCTTCAACGAAGCCCTGGTATCTCGAGCGAAGCTCTGCCAAGAGGTGGGGCTTGATGGACTGGTGTGCTCAGCAGTAGACCTGAATCTGCTTTATGGTAAAATATCTGTAAATCTGAAACGCTTTGTTCCTGGAATTCGGCTCGGAAATAATGGAAAAGATCAAGCAAGGATCTCAACCCCAGATAGGGCTTTAGCCAATGGAGCAGACTTCATAGTGGTTGGAAGAAGTATAACCGCATCAAGCGATCCAGTAGAAGCCATAAATAAGGTCGAAAGAAGCATAAAGGAGGGAATAAGGTGGCGACAAATGGAGAGATTGAGGAGAGACTCCTGA